A stretch of Enterobacter cloacae complex sp. ECNIH7 DNA encodes these proteins:
- a CDS encoding histidine utilization repressor yields the protein MFSRSPLPQSSPPAPFYEKVKQAISEKIATGVWRPHDRIPSEAELVAQFGFSRMTVNRALRELTDEGLLVRLQGVGTFVAEPKGQSALFEIRSIADEIAARNHQHRCEVLVLEETQASAEQATELNVKEGSRIFHSVMVHFENDIPVQIEDRCVNAERIPDYLNQDYTQTTPHAYLSLVAPLTEGEHIVEAVRATPQECERLRIKEHDPCLLIRRRTWSSSHIVSHARLLFPGNRYRLQGHFMS from the coding sequence ATGTTTTCACGCTCACCTCTGCCGCAGTCGAGCCCTCCCGCGCCTTTCTATGAAAAGGTGAAGCAGGCAATTAGCGAAAAAATCGCTACCGGCGTCTGGCGCCCGCACGATCGCATTCCTTCGGAGGCCGAGCTGGTGGCACAGTTTGGTTTTAGCCGGATGACCGTCAACCGGGCGCTGCGCGAGCTGACCGACGAAGGGCTTCTGGTGCGCCTGCAGGGCGTGGGGACGTTTGTGGCGGAACCGAAAGGACAGTCGGCCCTGTTTGAAATCCGCAGCATTGCGGACGAGATAGCCGCGCGTAATCATCAGCACCGCTGTGAGGTGCTGGTGCTCGAAGAGACCCAGGCCAGCGCCGAGCAGGCCACAGAGCTTAACGTCAAGGAGGGAAGCCGCATCTTCCACTCCGTGATGGTGCATTTCGAAAACGACATTCCGGTGCAGATTGAAGATCGCTGCGTTAACGCTGAGCGGATACCGGACTATCTGAACCAGGATTACACCCAGACCACGCCGCATGCCTATCTCTCGCTCGTCGCACCGCTGACGGAAGGGGAGCACATTGTGGAGGCCGTGCGCGCCACGCCGCAGGAGTGCGAAAGGCTGCGCATTAAAGAGCACGATCCGTGCCTGCTGATCCGCCGCCGTACCTGGTCCTCGTCGCACATTGTGTCGCATGCCCGGCTGCTTTTCCCGGGGAATCGCTACCGGCTGCAGGGCCACTTCATGTCATAA
- the hutI gene encoding imidazolonepropionase yields the protein MQQIHPDDVIWRNARLATMAPDVPAPYGLKEQHALVVRGHTILAAIPESDIPSGHRHCVDLQGRLVTPGLIDCHTHLVFGGDRAAEWEQRLNGVSYQTISAQGGGINATVTATRSSSAETLLKLAQQRLQRLMNEGVTTVEIKSGYGLNAEAEEKMLQVARQLGLNNPIDISPTLLAAHAVPPEYRQDPDAYLTLVCEQILPTLWQKELYEAVDVFCENVGFTPSQTERLFKAAAALGIPVKGHVEQLSNQGGAALVSQYKGLSADHIEYLDDAGVQAMAQSGTVAVLLPGAFYFLQERQRPPVEQLRKQGVPMAVATDYNPGTSPFASLHLAMNMACVQFGLTPEEAWAGVTRHAAQALGRGETHGQLRAGFVADFIVWDAHHPVEMVYEPGRNPLYQRIFRGEAV from the coding sequence ATGCAGCAGATTCATCCCGACGATGTAATATGGCGAAATGCGCGACTGGCTACGATGGCTCCGGACGTACCTGCGCCTTATGGACTGAAAGAGCAACACGCCCTGGTCGTGCGCGGCCACACTATTCTGGCCGCGATCCCTGAATCTGACATTCCTTCCGGACACCGTCACTGTGTCGATCTTCAGGGACGTCTGGTCACGCCTGGCCTGATTGACTGCCATACCCACCTGGTATTTGGCGGCGACCGCGCGGCGGAGTGGGAGCAGCGTCTGAACGGCGTCTCTTATCAAACCATTAGCGCCCAGGGGGGCGGGATTAACGCGACCGTGACGGCGACGCGCAGCAGTTCAGCCGAAACCTTGCTGAAACTGGCGCAGCAGCGGCTCCAGCGTCTCATGAATGAAGGCGTGACGACCGTTGAAATCAAATCGGGATACGGCCTCAACGCCGAGGCCGAAGAGAAGATGCTGCAGGTTGCCCGCCAGCTGGGCCTCAATAATCCGATCGATATCAGCCCAACGCTGCTGGCGGCCCATGCGGTTCCGCCGGAATACCGGCAGGATCCTGATGCGTACCTCACGCTGGTCTGTGAGCAGATACTGCCCACGCTGTGGCAAAAAGAGTTATATGAAGCAGTCGACGTGTTTTGTGAAAACGTCGGCTTTACCCCGTCGCAAACCGAGCGCCTCTTCAAGGCCGCCGCCGCGCTGGGTATCCCGGTGAAAGGGCACGTCGAGCAGCTGTCGAATCAGGGCGGTGCGGCGCTGGTCAGCCAGTATAAGGGCCTTTCCGCCGATCATATTGAGTATCTCGACGACGCAGGCGTTCAGGCGATGGCGCAAAGCGGCACGGTTGCCGTCCTGTTGCCGGGGGCGTTCTATTTTCTACAGGAGCGCCAGCGTCCGCCGGTTGAACAGCTCAGAAAACAGGGCGTGCCGATGGCGGTCGCCACCGACTATAACCCCGGCACCAGCCCGTTTGCGAGCCTGCACCTGGCGATGAATATGGCCTGCGTCCAGTTTGGCCTGACGCCCGAGGAAGCCTGGGCTGGCGTCACGCGCCATGCCGCGCAGGCACTGGGCCGCGGGGAAACCCACGGACAGCTGCGGGCCGGGTTTGTCGCCGATTTTATCGTCTGGGATGCACACCATCCGGTAGAGATGGTCTACGAGCCGGGACGCAATCCGCTGTATCAACGTATTTTCCGTGGGGAGGCAGTATGA
- the pgl gene encoding 6-phosphogluconolactonase: protein MKQTVYTASPESQQIHVWRLNTEGTLTLVQVVDVPGQVQPMVISPDKRFLYVGVRPEFRVLAYRISPDDGALTYTAEAPLPGSPTHISTDRKGNFVFSGSYNAGCVSVTRLEEGIPVETVDVVEGLEGCHSANISPDNRTLWVPALKQDRICLFTLSDDGHLVAQNPAEVTTVEGAGPRHMVFHPNQQYAYVVNELNSSVDVWELKDPNGQIECVQTLDMMPSDFSDTRWAADIHITPNGRHLYACDRTSSLITVFSVSEDGSVLAIEGFQPTETQPRGFNIDHSGKYLIAAGQKSHHIALYEIKGEQGLLEEKGRYAVGQGPMWVVVNAH, encoded by the coding sequence ATGAAACAAACCGTTTATACCGCCAGTCCTGAAAGCCAGCAGATCCACGTCTGGCGTTTAAATACCGAAGGGACACTCACGCTGGTTCAGGTTGTAGATGTGCCAGGCCAGGTACAGCCGATGGTCATCAGCCCGGATAAACGTTTCTTGTACGTGGGTGTGCGCCCGGAGTTCCGCGTGCTGGCCTATCGCATTTCTCCGGACGATGGCGCGCTGACGTACACTGCCGAAGCCCCGTTGCCGGGCAGCCCAACCCATATCTCGACCGATCGTAAAGGCAACTTTGTCTTCAGCGGCTCTTATAATGCGGGCTGCGTCAGCGTAACGCGTCTGGAAGAGGGCATTCCGGTCGAAACCGTGGATGTGGTGGAAGGGCTTGAAGGCTGCCACTCGGCGAATATCTCTCCGGATAACCGCACGCTGTGGGTGCCTGCGCTGAAGCAGGATCGTATCTGCCTGTTCACCCTGAGCGACGATGGTCACCTGGTGGCGCAGAATCCTGCCGAAGTGACTACCGTTGAAGGCGCCGGCCCGCGCCATATGGTCTTCCATCCGAACCAGCAGTACGCCTATGTGGTTAATGAACTGAACAGCTCGGTGGACGTATGGGAGCTGAAAGATCCTAACGGCCAGATCGAGTGCGTGCAGACGCTGGACATGATGCCGTCTGATTTCTCCGATACCCGCTGGGCGGCGGATATCCACATTACGCCAAATGGTCGCCATCTGTACGCCTGTGACCGTACCTCCAGCCTGATTACCGTCTTTAGCGTCTCTGAAGACGGCAGCGTGCTGGCGATTGAAGGGTTCCAGCCAACGGAAACCCAGCCGCGCGGCTTTAATATCGATCACAGCGGTAAATACCTGATTGCGGCGGGGCAGAAATCCCACCACATCGCGCTGTATGAAATTAAAGGCGAGCAGGGGCTATTGGAAGAGAAAGGACGTTACGCCGTAGGCCAGGGGCCAATGTGGGTCGTGGTAAACGCTCACTAA
- a CDS encoding pyridoxal phosphatase: MDYQVIALDLDGTLLTPEKTILPASLTALQNARKSGAKVVIVTGRHFVAIHPFYQALALNTPAICCNGALLYDYAEKRVIASDPLQPEQATQLVNLLDSYNVHSLMYADDAMFYQNPTGHIIRTGNWAKSLPESQRPVFKQVPSLSEASQNVDAIWKFALTDSDTEKLHSFGQIVERELGLACEWSWHDQVDIAQAGNSKGKRLAQWVESQGLSMSQVIAFGDNFNDLSMLETAGLGVAMGNAVDEVKACADLVIGNNTENGIADVVNQYFSVEKITA, from the coding sequence ATGGACTATCAGGTAATCGCCCTTGATCTGGACGGCACTTTATTGACGCCAGAAAAAACTATTTTACCAGCCTCATTAACTGCCCTACAGAATGCCCGTAAATCAGGGGCAAAGGTTGTCATAGTTACCGGACGGCACTTTGTAGCCATCCATCCTTTTTATCAGGCATTAGCACTGAATACACCAGCTATATGTTGTAACGGTGCTTTATTGTACGATTACGCCGAAAAAAGAGTTATTGCCTCAGACCCATTACAACCAGAACAAGCTACTCAATTAGTAAACCTACTTGATAGTTACAATGTTCATAGTCTGATGTATGCCGATGATGCCATGTTTTATCAAAATCCAACGGGGCATATTATCCGTACAGGAAATTGGGCTAAATCTCTTCCAGAGTCACAACGTCCAGTATTCAAACAAGTACCCTCTCTGAGTGAAGCCTCTCAAAATGTTGATGCTATATGGAAATTCGCCCTTACTGATTCTGATACTGAAAAACTACATAGCTTTGGTCAGATCGTAGAGCGTGAGCTTGGCCTTGCTTGTGAATGGTCTTGGCACGACCAAGTAGACATAGCACAAGCCGGAAACAGTAAGGGTAAACGCCTGGCACAATGGGTAGAATCACAAGGTTTATCTATGAGCCAGGTAATAGCCTTTGGCGATAATTTCAACGATCTAAGTATGTTGGAGACTGCTGGCTTGGGTGTTGCTATGGGTAACGCTGTTGATGAAGTGAAAGCGTGTGCTGATTTAGTAATAGGTAACAATACGGAAAATGGAATTGCTGATGTAGTAAACCAGTACTTTTCAGTAGAAAAAATTACAGCGTGA
- the hutG gene encoding formimidoylglutamase: protein MRLWRPVAETVWQGRDDSAEASSAKRIFQTIKQQGQFTPLSSGIALIGFECDEGVKRNQGRPGAVQAPDMLRKALANMASHQGHDRLADMGSVYVEGGELEAAQQALSDAVTACQQSGMRTLVFGGGHETAWAHGRGVLDAFPNERVVIINLDAHLDLRKADRATSGTPFRQLARYCDERGREFHYACLGVSRAANTQALWDEAERLNVTLVEDLHFRRDALSALEKVLAQADRIYLTIDLDVLPASEMPAVSAPAALGIPALDLLPVIEQICRSGKLQAADLVEFNPQYDRDGQGAKLAARLAWQIAHWWA, encoded by the coding sequence ATGAGGTTATGGCGGCCTGTAGCCGAAACCGTCTGGCAGGGGCGCGATGACAGCGCCGAGGCCAGCAGCGCAAAGCGCATTTTCCAGACGATAAAGCAGCAGGGCCAGTTCACGCCGCTTTCATCCGGCATCGCGCTGATAGGCTTTGAATGTGATGAAGGGGTAAAACGCAATCAGGGCAGGCCCGGCGCCGTGCAGGCACCGGATATGCTGCGAAAAGCGCTGGCAAATATGGCAAGCCATCAGGGACATGACCGGCTGGCGGATATGGGCTCGGTGTACGTTGAAGGCGGCGAGCTGGAAGCGGCACAGCAGGCGTTAAGCGATGCCGTCACGGCCTGTCAGCAGTCCGGGATGCGGACGCTGGTGTTTGGCGGCGGGCACGAAACCGCGTGGGCGCACGGTCGCGGCGTGCTGGACGCCTTTCCGAACGAGCGGGTTGTTATTATCAACCTTGATGCCCATCTCGATCTGCGCAAGGCCGACCGGGCGACGTCCGGCACCCCGTTTCGCCAGCTGGCGCGCTACTGCGATGAGCGCGGGCGGGAATTTCACTACGCCTGCCTTGGCGTGAGCCGGGCGGCGAACACGCAGGCTTTGTGGGATGAGGCCGAACGCCTGAACGTCACGCTGGTGGAAGATCTCCATTTCAGGCGCGATGCGCTATCCGCCCTGGAAAAGGTACTGGCGCAGGCAGATCGTATCTATCTGACAATCGACCTGGACGTCCTGCCCGCCAGCGAAATGCCTGCCGTGTCCGCACCGGCTGCGTTAGGCATACCGGCGCTGGATCTTCTCCCGGTTATCGAACAAATCTGCCGCAGCGGTAAGCTACAGGCCGCCGATCTGGTAGAGTTTAACCCGCAGTACGATCGGGACGGGCAGGGCGCTAAGCTCGCCGCCCGCCTGGCCTGGCAAATTGCTCACTGGTGGGCATAA
- a CDS encoding putative acyl-CoA thioester hydrolase: protein MNISRISRLALALAFGVTLSACSSTPPDQRPSEQVAPGTASRPILSADEAKNFDRAHYFSAMDPNAAPWTPSSINLPKQPDFVVGPAGAQGVTHTSIQAAVDAAITKHSASRQYIAILPGEYEGTVYVPAAPGSITLYGLGEKAIDVKIGLAIDSEIDSNTWRHLVNPAGKYMPGKPAWYMFDNCQSKRSATIGVMCSAVFWSQNNGLQLQNLTIQNTLGDSVDAGSHQAVALRSDGDKVQINNVNILGRQNTFFVTNSGVQNTLQNNRLTRTLVTNSYVEGDVDLVSGRGAVVFDNTDFRVVNSRTQQEGYVFAPATQSNLFYGFLAVNSRFNAAGDGVAQLGRSLDVDSATNGQVVIRDSVINEGFNMAKPWADAAISKRPFSGNTGAVDDKGNVQRNLNDANFNRMWEYNNRGLGSKVVAEPKQ from the coding sequence TTGAACATTTCCAGGATTTCCCGTCTGGCGTTAGCACTCGCCTTTGGCGTGACCTTATCCGCATGCAGTTCAACACCACCGGATCAGCGCCCTTCTGAGCAGGTTGCGCCCGGTACCGCCTCCCGCCCGATTTTGTCCGCTGATGAAGCGAAGAACTTCGATCGTGCGCACTACTTCTCGGCGATGGATCCTAACGCTGCGCCGTGGACACCGTCTTCTATCAACCTGCCTAAACAGCCTGACTTCGTGGTTGGCCCGGCGGGTGCGCAGGGCGTAACGCATACCTCTATTCAGGCTGCGGTTGATGCTGCCATCACTAAACACAGCGCGTCTCGCCAGTACATCGCGATCCTGCCGGGTGAATATGAAGGCACCGTGTATGTTCCGGCGGCACCGGGCAGCATTACACTTTACGGTCTGGGCGAAAAAGCGATCGACGTAAAAATTGGCCTGGCGATTGATTCCGAAATCGACAGCAACACCTGGCGTCACCTGGTGAACCCGGCCGGTAAATATATGCCGGGCAAACCGGCGTGGTATATGTTTGATAACTGCCAGAGCAAGCGTTCCGCCACCATTGGCGTGATGTGCTCGGCGGTGTTCTGGTCTCAGAATAACGGTCTGCAGCTGCAGAACCTGACCATTCAGAATACCCTGGGCGACAGCGTTGATGCCGGCAGCCACCAGGCCGTTGCGCTGCGTAGCGATGGCGATAAGGTGCAGATTAACAACGTCAACATTCTTGGCCGTCAGAACACCTTCTTCGTGACCAACAGCGGCGTGCAGAACACCCTGCAGAATAACCGCCTGACCCGTACCCTGGTGACCAACAGCTACGTTGAAGGTGACGTGGATCTGGTGTCCGGTCGCGGCGCGGTGGTGTTTGATAATACCGATTTCCGCGTGGTGAACTCACGTACTCAGCAGGAAGGTTACGTGTTTGCTCCGGCAACCCAGTCTAACCTCTTCTACGGCTTCCTGGCCGTGAACAGCCGCTTTAATGCTGCCGGTGACGGCGTGGCGCAGCTGGGACGCTCCCTGGATGTGGACTCTGCGACCAACGGTCAGGTCGTGATCCGCGACAGCGTGATCAACGAAGGCTTCAACATGGCGAAGCCGTGGGCTGATGCCGCGATCTCCAAACGTCCATTCTCCGGTAATACCGGTGCGGTGGATGATAAAGGGAACGTGCAGCGCAACCTGAACGACGCTAACTTCAACCGCATGTGGGAATACAACAACCGCGGTCTGGGTAGCAAAGTGGTGGCTGAGCCGAAACAGTAA
- the hutU gene encoding urocanate hydratase, with the protein MSSGKYRQQDVRAARGTTLTAKSWLTEAPLRMLMNNLDPEVAENPHELVVYGGIGRAARNWECYDAIVKSLTELEHDETLLVQSGKPVGVFKTHKNAPRVLIANSNLVPHWATWEHFNELDAKGLAMYGQMTAGSWIYIGSQGIVQGTYETFVEAGRQHYNGSLKGRWVLTAGLGGMGGAQPLAATLAGACSLNIECQQSRIDFRLRTRYVDEQATDLDDALARIKKYTSEGKAVSIALCGNAADILPELVARGVRPDLVTDQTSAHDPLHGYLPKGWTWEEYQQKAETDPEGTVLAAKRSMAEHVSAMLAFSQMGIPTFDYGNNIRQMAKEMGVNNAFDFPGFVPAYIRPLFCRGIGPFRWVALSGDPEDIYKTDAKVKEIVADDEHLHHWLDMARERINFQGLPARICWVGLEWRQKLGLAFNEMVRSGEVSAPIVIGRDHLDSGSVASPNRETEAMRDGSDAVSDWPLLNALLNTASGATWVSLHHGGGVGMGFSQHSGMVIVCDGTDEAAARIARVLHNDPATGVMRHADAGYEIAIDCAKEQGLNLPMIPATQGKH; encoded by the coding sequence ATGTCGTCAGGTAAATACCGCCAGCAGGACGTCCGCGCCGCGCGCGGCACCACGCTTACCGCCAAAAGCTGGCTCACCGAAGCCCCGCTGCGCATGTTGATGAACAACCTCGACCCTGAGGTGGCGGAGAACCCCCACGAGCTGGTGGTCTACGGCGGCATAGGCCGCGCCGCGCGCAACTGGGAATGCTATGACGCAATTGTAAAATCCCTGACCGAACTCGAACACGACGAAACCCTGCTGGTACAGTCCGGCAAGCCGGTTGGCGTGTTCAAAACGCACAAAAACGCCCCGCGCGTGCTGATCGCCAACTCTAACCTCGTACCGCACTGGGCCACCTGGGAACACTTCAACGAACTGGACGCAAAAGGGCTGGCGATGTATGGCCAGATGACCGCGGGGAGCTGGATCTACATCGGCAGCCAGGGGATCGTGCAGGGCACCTACGAAACCTTCGTGGAAGCCGGTCGCCAGCACTATAACGGCTCGCTGAAAGGCCGCTGGGTATTGACCGCGGGTCTCGGCGGCATGGGCGGCGCGCAGCCGCTGGCCGCCACGCTTGCCGGCGCATGCTCGCTCAACATTGAGTGCCAGCAGAGCCGCATTGATTTCCGTCTGCGCACCCGCTACGTCGATGAGCAGGCAACCGATCTGGACGATGCGCTGGCGCGCATAAAAAAATACACCTCCGAAGGTAAAGCGGTGTCGATTGCCCTGTGCGGCAACGCGGCGGACATTCTTCCTGAACTCGTCGCCCGCGGCGTGCGCCCGGATCTGGTCACCGACCAGACCAGCGCCCATGACCCGCTGCACGGCTATCTGCCAAAAGGCTGGACGTGGGAAGAATATCAGCAAAAAGCGGAAACCGACCCGGAAGGCACGGTGCTTGCCGCGAAACGCTCCATGGCCGAGCACGTCTCCGCCATGCTGGCCTTCAGCCAGATGGGCATTCCGACCTTTGACTACGGCAACAACATCCGCCAGATGGCGAAAGAGATGGGCGTGAATAACGCCTTTGACTTCCCTGGATTCGTTCCTGCCTATATTCGTCCGCTGTTCTGCCGCGGCATCGGTCCGTTCCGCTGGGTTGCCCTGTCCGGTGACCCGGAGGATATCTACAAAACCGACGCCAAAGTGAAGGAGATCGTCGCTGATGACGAACATCTTCACCACTGGCTGGACATGGCCCGCGAGCGCATTAACTTCCAGGGCCTGCCGGCGCGTATCTGCTGGGTAGGGCTGGAGTGGCGTCAAAAACTCGGCCTCGCCTTCAACGAAATGGTGCGCAGCGGTGAAGTCTCCGCGCCGATCGTCATCGGCCGCGACCACCTGGACTCCGGCTCCGTCGCCAGCCCGAACCGCGAAACCGAAGCCATGCGCGACGGCTCGGATGCGGTCTCCGACTGGCCGTTGCTGAACGCTCTGCTGAATACCGCCAGCGGCGCGACCTGGGTGTCGCTGCACCACGGCGGCGGCGTGGGGATGGGCTTCTCCCAGCATTCCGGGATGGTCATCGTCTGCGACGGAACCGATGAAGCCGCCGCGCGTATCGCTCGCGTACTGCACAACGACCCGGCAACCGGCGTGATGCGTCACGCGGATGCGGGTTACGAAATTGCCATTGACTGTGCCAAAGAGCAGGGTCTTAACCTGCCGATGATCCCTGCCACACAAGGAAAGCATTAA